One Methanococcus aeolicus Nankai-3 DNA segment encodes these proteins:
- a CDS encoding RNA-protein complex protein Nop10 yields MRMKKCPNCKNYTLNTICQCGEKTITVKPPRYSPTDKYGKYRRMLKKSIKQ; encoded by the coding sequence TTGCGTATGAAAAAATGTCCAAACTGTAAAAATTATACATTAAATACTATTTGTCAATGCGGTGAAAAAACCATCACAGTTAAACCACCAAGATATTCTCCAACGGATAAATATGGAAAATATAGAAGAATGCTAAAAAAATCAATTAAACAATAA